Within the Gossypium raimondii isolate GPD5lz chromosome 12, ASM2569854v1, whole genome shotgun sequence genome, the region GGCTTGTAAAAACTTGGACTGTTTGGACCTGGGCCGATTGGGCCCTATTACACTACGATCAATGTATTATAGCATATACTTGTTTAAGGTCAGGTTACAAGTTTGAATctggttatttatttaagttcaaaatgagctttcaaaaaaaacaaaaaaaagttagtttttttttaagaatgtaCTTTGTTTGGGTTCCAATAATATAAGGTTCAAGTTCAACTTCacgtgttttttaatattttaacatgctatattatattatgttacttataccataataaaattaaatcattattaatatataatattatactattttaagtttaaaattttaataaaatatatatttattaaatatcaaattaaagatggcataaattatttttaaaggaaaattaaaaatatggacgaaattaaaatagatttagaTTAAACCACTCATAAATATGGACAAATTTAGATAGAACTTAAAACTCATACTTTAAATCGAAATGAACTtaaaaaaagaacataaattatattaatatcacATAATAATTCTACACCAACCCAACCATAAGAACCTATAGGaaaaggattgtatgaaacaaAGATGTCACATCACCCTATATCCCTTACCAATTATTCTAAAAGGACTTTATGAAATAGAGACGCCACACCATCCTATATTcctttccaattatttaatgtcaTTTCAGCATCTTTTTTCATGTTATTGAAAcatcattttggtattttttttttaacctaaACCTTGTGCCCTAGACTATGTACCTAGAAACCCTAGATCCTAGGCCCTAGACTTTGAATCTTGGACCCTAAACCCTCAACCTTAGACTCTAGATCTCAAACTCTGAACCCTTGACCTTGAACACTGAACCCTAGACTTTGGACCTTGAACTTTAAAACTTAGACCTTGAACCTTGGACCTTGAACCCTGAACCTTAGACCATGGACCATGAACCCAAGGTTTAGGGTCAAGGGTCTAGGGTTTAAGATTCATGGTCAAAGGTCCAAGATTTAGAGTCTAAGGTTCAAAGTttgaggtttagggtttagggttcaagGTTCAGGGTCcaagttaaaaaattatgaaaatgatttgccaattacatagaaaaaaaatgttgaaatgacattaaataattagtaaaagatacaaaataatataGGTCTTTGTTTCATACCATCCTTTCCCAATATGTATATTATAGAATATCTTCTCAATCTCCTTTCATAATTTAACTGAAATTTTCATTATCCTCTCCTTTCATTTACCGTtccaaactcatttttactaaaacaacgcaccctattttatttcctttaaaacgTCCACTTTGTTTTAGattgactttaaaaaaaaaaatttggaaaattcaatccaaatatAAAGTTAGAATAGACTAGTGGTAGTGGTAGTGGTTGTTGATTATAGAATAAGATATTAGgcgacatatatatatatgttgattgACGAGGGGGGCCATGGTTAGTTAAAGCTGTGAAATAGAAGCAACAAAACAATGATAATTATTAaccttacttaaaaaatggCATTCAAAAAAGCATCTCTCTTAATCTTAGCTAACTCAATGATAGTAAGCAAAAATAAGGAAACAAAATCCCCTCTTAACCAATCTCTTCTCCAACTCACATTCTTTCATACTACGCCAAAACATTCTCCCCAACCAAACACTTTCTCTTCCCATATAAAGATCTCTATATTTTATCCCCTTTTTCTCACCCTTTTCTTCCTTCTACGCCAACTGTTCCACATCCcctttggctttttttttttttaactatttattcaaGATTCCTTAATGGGATTTTTCAATCCTTCCTCCTTCTAAATTGGAAAATTCCTAGGTACAAAATATGGGTTTAGAAACTAGaccttataatataaaaatgatttcaTCTTTGTTTCTATACATggtctaatttattttctactttGATGCTTGGTCTTGATTTTACCTAGTGCAGCACGATATTCATCATGGAGAAAATAACATCTTTATCTTCTGATCAAGACACCATTTTCGCCGCCACAGCCACCTCATGTGCCACCATCTACGACCAAAACTATGTATCACCACCGCCATTTCAAACCAACCACCAACAGTGCCATCAAGATATAGCAGCCGACTTCTCTTCAATGTACAACTTCATATTCCCACCTCATTCCCTTCCCCTCTCGCCTTCCTCTTGCTCTTCCTCTTCATCCAATGACTCCCACCTTAATCTCAACCTCACATCCGACGCCATAGCCACCAAACACCGCCTCAAGCAGGCTCGTCTCGTCCTCGAGTACGACCAACTTTGCGACCACTATAACATTTGCTTTGCTCGTCTCCAAGCTCTCAATAGAGACATTGAGACGCTACGTAGAGAAAATAGCGATCTTCTCGTGGCCAACAATGAGTTGATGAAGCTCTTGAATCTCTCGTCCATGGCTGTCATGAATAACCGGAACCTGCAACGCAAAGAACTGCCGAAGAGCGTTTCGGTGAGGTCTAGTAATTATCTTAAGCTCAACCACCAACAAAGTCCGAGAAACCAGCAGCGAGTCGTTAATCCGTTTGTGAgttaattgtgtttttttttttttttcatttcctgCCAGCGAGAGAAATGATCAAGttgacaattttatatatatacacaatacattaaaaaaacatgGATACTATTTtcgaaataaaatatgaataattttttacatataaaaataaaatgattttgattttatattttaaaaagtgattatatctgttattttttcaattacatTGATGTAgcttagttttttttcaatgatttaaatatatacaagaAAAACTATCATATATGAATTGCgtagaaattatatatttagaacAAAAGAGtgtgtttaaaataaactattaataataacataagtatgaaattaattaaaataaaaattaatttaaattgtgagtaaaagaaattttaaataagtaaatacatcaaattaagaaCTTTAAATGTACTCTATTTTTCAtcataatattgtaatttttcttGAGTTGATATCAAGTTGATTTGTGACACTATCTCAATTAACGGCATTATTAATATATGCAAATAATGTAAGTGAAAATTTGTGCAATACCATcgaaatgtataaaaatatcaaaataaatctttgattgaaattgtaaagaaaacattttataaatattggtGGTATGAGttcaaatttcaacatatgCAAATTTTATTcggttttattgaaaatataaaatccaCCCTTTTAGAATATAACttatatcaaaatatgtaaggatagtttagtaatttttaacTGTATTGTTGTTCAATTGACTCGTGCACCAActcaattaggggttaaataatagtataaattatataaatttagattaaactttaaaaatttattgaatttgataTGAGTAGTAagttaatcaataaaataaaataaaactcaaattctggaacaaaaatatataactataaagatagatatatatatatatatatatatgaattttattaattttaaattaaaattaaccctttgcaaaaaaaatcagtttttCTAGCTTCCTActtttttaagggtaaattatggtggaggtcactcaactttggtttctttcattttttatcacccaactatgaataattacaaaatggtcacccaactattaataaatttcttttttggtcactcaactattcagTTTTATCTTTTGTTGGTCACCATCAAACTAACGTGAAAATGAAAACACTcaaatattttagatatttaggtgaccaaaaagacaaaattgaatagttgagtgatcattttgtaattttcatagttaagtgattaaaaaaccataattgagtgactactaatatagtttacccttttttttaataaataggaCTAactttttccatgtatttctaattttagtttttactcaCATAGAAGGCTTgccatatttttaatataaataattatcttattcatagttaaatttttagattagcATAGTGATAGTATAACTAATATGGTTTTCACTCACACTTTGCGTtggattaattatttaatttttattaaatcctagagtaaaaatttaaagattataatttggaatttaattttcatacttttattttaaagaatttagtccctatttttaaatttaaaatttaggtatccatataacaaaaaaatgtaaTAGACTTgaatttaatgcaaaattttaatggtgctaataattcttaaaagttcaccacatcattttaattagaatagaatatttaaattaactaataatgttataaaagttgAGGCACCAAAcaatgtcaaaattaaattatataaattaaatcttaaatttaaacaaaatataagggtcaaattaaaatttaaccattactataatataaaagatagagagattattgtatatatatatatatatatatatatatatatatatatatatatatatataatggacAAGTGTCCATTAAGGCCTTcctttatatataattgtatagattaattgtattaaattttaaaaatgaatgttgcaaattaaattaattattcgcaaaaaggattttttttatatatttatttttagttagaGATGCTCATGGATCGATCGGAGGGTTTGGAATAGGTCGAGTTAGacttaagcatgatattaatatactttatatttgcTCAAGTCCAGCCCTACTCGAAATGTGAACTTAAAATTTGCTCAAACTCTTTCATCTTTGTAAAATGCTTAACCTAAGCTCATTTTAGGCTCAcccttaactttttttttaaatatatattatttttaatttaaaatttaatactttataaaaattttatttattaaaattttatatataaccatcttaacattttttaaaatgttttcattatatattactataaattttgGGCGAACCTTTTGACTTGGCCAGGTAGTCAACCTATAAACAAGTCTTTCTTTAGTTATatccataattctttttggtaCAACGAGAATTCGAACCTATACTATTCCTAAAAGAGATATTCACCTAACCAATAGATAGAATACAACTTGAAGTActtttgtatttataattttttttatttctccacccatatttatttatctatactaataacaaaatatatgaTTAAGTTTAGCGCTGAATaagtcaaattatatttaaccaaGAAAAATACAATAGAATCAATAAATCATccactaaataataatatattaaggtatttatatatttttaatgtttatattcaTTTTACAAAGATTACATACTACTTTAGTCTTTAAAACACAGCCTGCTTTTATTAataactttcatttttttaaagataactattatttctttttttcaaaagtatatatttattttatgtagaggtgtgaaatataataaaatatacttaacCATGCAAAtattacgatagtaaaaatttaattaaatcgtTTTTACCAGGGTGAAGTCAGAAAATTTTTAgggacaaaatgaaattttaattttaagtttatatctttataatttttaaaggattaaatcaaatttttataattttaaagggccaaagtgtaattttacctttactaatttaaaattttaaaatttctaaagtacttaaataatatttttccattttaggggacTAGGCCCTACTATCCCCTAGATTCGCCTATAATTTTTACCGTATTcaatatacaatataattttacttttgtaattaaattaacatatataaattattttgataatgaaAATATACTGCTAATAAAAACTGCTAATCATGATTATTAAAGCATTTGTAAAAGGCTGTAAAATGgatatgttataaattaaattattcgctattcaaattttttcttaatagtTAATAAGTTGATGATAATAATTTATAGATAACATatagttaatataaatataatatattagattatattataaaatttatatatgaaatataaaattacttattatataaataattaaaatgttctatttaaaacaaatttaatataatttttactttttattaataaaataatattttaaatataaataaattaatataaaatttgatttttatttattatataaattcatttataaaatataaattcttatttataagtatgataaagtaaatattttaaccaactattttagtaatattaaaactataaatttgataaatcttattaatagtaaaaatatttaaaatgaaaactttaatgatataataaacaactaaaagttatattaaccTGTTCAAAAGTTTTTCCAAATCGATGTTTTTATATAACTTATAATTATAGATATAGATCATAAATAATGATCCAtgtagaaaaacaaataaacatatatatatcgttTACATATTAAGTTTGTTGgtaaatttatttgattgaattaatgcgcgtcaaataacaaaaattc harbors:
- the LOC105763161 gene encoding zinc finger CCCH domain-containing protein 14, whose translation is MEKITSLSSDQDTIFAATATSCATIYDQNYVSPPPFQTNHQQCHQDIAADFSSMYNFIFPPHSLPLSPSSCSSSSSNDSHLNLNLTSDAIATKHRLKQARLVLEYDQLCDHYNICFARLQALNRDIETLRRENSDLLVANNELMKLLNLSSMAVMNNRNLQRKELPKSVSVRSSNYLKLNHQQSPRNQQRVVNPFLGVQVSSEWRREKAIELNVYNQGMAKTELCDKWDEIGSCPYGEHCQFAHGITELRPVIRHPRYKTQACRMVLAGQICPYGHRCHFRHSLTE